The proteins below are encoded in one region of Amycolatopsis magusensis:
- a CDS encoding aminotransferase class V-fold PLP-dependent enzyme — protein sequence MIFLDSAGSSLPPSEVLDEMVGHLRREAEVGGYRAAAEREDDLERAYPVFAELLGCAPEEVAFTDSATRSWLTLVDSIPLEPGDRVLISEAEYGANAVALLRLAELTGARVELIPSDEIGQLDVAALRDLLDERVKLVSLVHVPTNGGLVNPVREVTEAAHEAGALVLLDACQSAGQLPVHAADLGVDLISGTGRKWLRGPRGTGFLVVRRAVADRLRPRLFDHSGADWAGLWEYRMRQDARLHELWEFGVAERLGLLKAAEYALELGMDQIAAQVGERAEHLRTGLAGIPGVTVHDLGERPSGIVTFTVDGLPPERVKDLLWDKDVVVSVTSEGSTRFDMGRRGLSAMVRASPHYFVTRAQLDEFLTVVTGLR from the coding sequence ATGATCTTCCTGGACAGCGCCGGTTCCTCACTGCCGCCGTCCGAGGTGCTCGACGAGATGGTCGGGCACCTGCGCCGCGAAGCCGAGGTCGGTGGCTACCGCGCGGCCGCCGAGCGCGAGGACGACCTCGAACGCGCCTACCCGGTGTTCGCCGAGCTGCTCGGCTGCGCGCCGGAGGAGGTCGCGTTCACCGACAGCGCCACCCGGTCCTGGCTGACCCTGGTCGACTCGATCCCGCTGGAGCCGGGTGACCGCGTGCTGATCAGCGAGGCCGAGTACGGCGCGAACGCGGTCGCGTTGCTGCGGCTGGCCGAGCTGACCGGCGCGCGCGTGGAGCTGATCCCGTCCGACGAGATCGGCCAGCTGGACGTGGCCGCGCTGCGGGACCTCCTCGACGAGCGGGTCAAGCTGGTCTCGCTGGTGCACGTGCCGACCAACGGCGGCCTGGTGAACCCGGTCCGCGAGGTGACCGAGGCCGCGCACGAGGCGGGCGCGCTGGTGCTGCTGGACGCCTGCCAGTCGGCGGGCCAGCTGCCGGTGCACGCCGCCGACCTGGGCGTGGACCTGATCAGCGGCACCGGGCGCAAGTGGCTGCGCGGGCCGCGCGGCACCGGGTTCCTGGTGGTCCGGCGCGCGGTGGCCGACCGGCTGCGGCCCCGGCTGTTCGACCACAGCGGCGCCGACTGGGCCGGGCTGTGGGAGTACCGGATGCGTCAGGACGCGCGCCTGCACGAGCTGTGGGAGTTCGGCGTGGCCGAGCGCCTGGGCCTGCTCAAGGCCGCCGAATACGCGCTGGAGCTGGGCATGGACCAGATCGCCGCGCAGGTCGGCGAGCGGGCGGAGCACCTGCGGACCGGGCTGGCCGGGATCCCCGGCGTGACCGTGCACGACCTGGGGGAGCGCCCCAGCGGCATCGTCACCTTCACCGTCGACGGGCTGCCGCCCGAGCGCGTGAAGGACCTGTTGTGGGACAAGGACGTCGTGGTCAGCGTGACCTCCGAGGGGTCGACCAGGTTCGACATGGGACGGCGGGGCCTGAGCGCGATGGTCCGCGCGTCACCGCACTACTTCGTCACGCGGGCCCAGCTCGACGAGTTCCTCACCGTGGTGACCGGCCTGCGGTGA
- the hisD gene encoding histidinol dehydrogenase yields the protein MLNRTDLRGRTPSPAELRAALPRAGTDVDAVLHLVRPIVDAVRERGAEAALEYGERFDGVRPSAIRVPAEERVRALAELDPAVREALEEATTRARKVHADQRRADVTTQVVEGGTVTERWVPVERVGLYAPGGLAVYPSTVVMNVVPAQTAGVGSLVVCSPPQAEFGGLPHPTVLAAAELLGVDEVWAVGGAQAVALLAYGGTDTDGAELVPVDVVTGPGNIYLTAAKRLLRGLIGIDSEAGPTEIAVLADDTADPAHVAADLISQAEHDPLAASVLVTTSERLADAVDAELARRVPVTKHTERVTEALSGKQSGIVLVSTVDDGLRVVDAYAAEHLEIQTADSRAVAARVRNAGAVFVGAYAPVSLGDYCAGSNHVLPTGGFARHSSGLSVQSFLRGIHVVDYSEEALREVAGKVVALANAEDLPAHGEAITARFER from the coding sequence ATGCTCAACCGCACGGACCTGCGAGGTCGTACTCCGTCCCCCGCCGAACTGCGTGCCGCCCTGCCGCGCGCCGGAACCGACGTGGACGCCGTACTGCATCTGGTCCGGCCCATCGTGGACGCGGTGCGCGAGCGGGGCGCCGAGGCCGCGCTGGAGTACGGCGAGCGCTTCGACGGCGTCCGCCCGTCCGCCATCCGCGTGCCCGCCGAGGAGCGCGTCCGCGCGCTGGCCGAGCTGGACCCGGCCGTCCGCGAGGCACTCGAAGAGGCGACCACGCGGGCCCGCAAGGTGCACGCCGACCAGCGCCGCGCCGACGTCACCACCCAGGTGGTCGAAGGCGGCACGGTCACCGAGCGCTGGGTGCCGGTCGAGCGCGTCGGGCTGTACGCGCCGGGCGGGCTGGCGGTCTACCCGTCGACCGTGGTGATGAACGTGGTCCCGGCGCAGACGGCTGGCGTCGGCTCGCTGGTGGTCTGCTCACCCCCGCAGGCCGAGTTCGGCGGCCTGCCGCACCCGACCGTGCTCGCCGCCGCCGAGCTGCTCGGCGTCGACGAGGTGTGGGCGGTCGGCGGGGCGCAGGCGGTGGCGCTGCTGGCTTACGGCGGCACCGACACCGACGGCGCCGAACTGGTCCCGGTGGACGTGGTGACCGGTCCCGGCAACATCTACCTGACCGCGGCCAAGCGCCTGCTGCGCGGCCTGATCGGCATCGACTCCGAGGCGGGCCCGACCGAGATCGCGGTGCTCGCCGACGACACCGCCGACCCGGCGCACGTGGCCGCCGACCTGATCAGCCAGGCCGAGCACGACCCGCTGGCCGCCAGCGTGCTGGTGACCACTTCCGAGCGGCTCGCCGACGCCGTCGACGCCGAGCTGGCCCGCCGCGTACCGGTCACCAAGCACACCGAGCGCGTCACCGAAGCCCTGTCCGGCAAGCAGTCCGGCATCGTCCTGGTGTCCACTGTGGACGACGGGCTGCGGGTGGTGGACGCCTACGCCGCCGAGCACCTGGAAATCCAGACCGCCGACTCGCGCGCGGTGGCCGCCCGGGTCCGCAACGCGGGCGCGGTCTTCGTCGGCGCCTACGCCCCGGTCTCGCTCGGCGACTACTGCGCCGGTTCGAACCACGTGCTGCCCACCGGCGGGTTCGCGCGGCACTCGTCCGGCCTGTCGGTGCAGAGCTTCCTGCGCGGCATCCACGTGGTCGACTACAGCGAGGAGGCGTTGCGCGAGGTGGCTGGCAAGGTGGTCGCGCTGGCCAACGCCGAGGACCTGCCCGCGCACGGCGAGGCGATCACCGCGAGGTTCGAGCGATGA
- a CDS encoding carbon-nitrogen hydrolase family protein: MPRIALCQLTSSTDPAANLDLVREWTARAAADGARVVVFPEAAMAAFGVPLGPLAEPVDGPWATAVSAVAAEHDVLIVAGMFTPAGDRVRNTLLITGLGEHRGYDKIHLYDAFGFKESDTVAPGESTATVTVDGTVLGLATCYDVRFPSLFQKLAEEGAAAVLLPASWGAGEGKREQWDLLVRARALDSGSWVLACDQADPAVTGVPVNPKAPTGIGYSLVADPFGRIHAQLGAAADLLITDIDPALSQASRTATAVLPNRRL, encoded by the coding sequence GTGCCCCGAATCGCGCTCTGCCAGCTGACCTCCAGTACCGATCCGGCCGCGAACCTGGACCTCGTCCGGGAGTGGACCGCGCGTGCCGCCGCGGACGGCGCCCGCGTGGTGGTCTTCCCGGAGGCGGCGATGGCCGCGTTCGGCGTGCCGCTCGGCCCGCTCGCCGAACCGGTCGACGGCCCGTGGGCCACCGCGGTGTCGGCGGTCGCCGCCGAGCACGACGTGCTGATCGTCGCGGGCATGTTCACCCCGGCGGGCGACCGCGTGCGCAACACGCTGCTCATCACCGGCCTCGGCGAGCACCGGGGGTACGACAAGATCCACCTGTACGACGCCTTCGGCTTCAAGGAGTCGGACACGGTCGCGCCGGGCGAGTCGACCGCCACGGTCACCGTGGACGGCACCGTCCTCGGCCTCGCCACCTGCTACGACGTGCGGTTCCCTTCGCTGTTCCAGAAGCTGGCCGAGGAAGGCGCCGCCGCGGTGCTGCTGCCCGCTTCGTGGGGTGCCGGGGAGGGCAAGCGGGAGCAGTGGGACCTGCTGGTGCGGGCGCGGGCGCTGGACTCGGGCAGCTGGGTGCTCGCGTGCGACCAGGCCGACCCCGCGGTGACCGGCGTGCCGGTGAACCCGAAAGCCCCGACCGGCATCGGCTACTCGCTGGTAGCCGACCCGTTCGGCCGGATCCACGCCCAACTGGGCGCAGCCGCCGACCTCCTGATCACCGACATCGACCCGGCGCTCTCCCAGGCCTCCCGAACCGCCACCGCCGTCCTCCCCAACCGCCGCCTCTAA
- a CDS encoding LuxR C-terminal-related transcriptional regulator has product MVSTQAIRVGVIEDHPLYRAAVARVLEEAEDIELGAVADSVARFAVCRQPAGSVVVLDLKLRGIADAAAVMEIVGMGHKVLVVSAHAGQSEVLGAISAGARGYLSKDADGEEILRAIREIASGNSYVSPTLASFVLNSTRDRNAGPKLVLSERERQVLSLVAAGERDQDIAEAMSISVRTVRSYLDRIRDKTGRRRRPELTRLAIEEGIAHPS; this is encoded by the coding sequence GTGGTCAGCACGCAAGCCATCAGGGTCGGGGTGATCGAGGACCATCCGCTCTACCGCGCGGCCGTGGCGAGAGTGCTCGAAGAAGCCGAGGACATCGAACTGGGCGCGGTCGCCGACTCGGTGGCCCGCTTCGCGGTGTGCCGCCAGCCCGCGGGCAGCGTGGTGGTGCTGGACCTGAAACTGCGTGGGATCGCCGACGCCGCGGCGGTGATGGAGATCGTCGGCATGGGGCACAAGGTGCTGGTGGTCTCGGCGCACGCCGGGCAGTCGGAAGTCCTGGGCGCCATCTCGGCCGGGGCGCGCGGCTACCTGTCGAAGGACGCCGACGGCGAGGAGATCCTGCGGGCCATCCGGGAAATCGCCTCCGGCAACTCCTACGTCTCGCCGACGCTGGCCTCGTTCGTGCTGAACTCCACGCGCGACCGCAACGCCGGCCCGAAACTGGTGCTCTCGGAACGGGAACGACAGGTGCTCTCGCTGGTCGCGGCGGGGGAGCGGGACCAGGACATCGCCGAGGCCATGTCGATCAGCGTCCGGACCGTGCGGTCCTACCTGGACCGGATCCGCGACAAAACCGGCAGGCGCCGACGCCCCGAACTGACCCGCCTCGCCATCGAAGAAGGCATCGCCCACCCTTCATAG
- the eccB gene encoding type VII secretion protein EccB yields MWTQRDQIQAYQFLRRRLVSALVSADANHPVSPGRRLVLGTIIGIAVALLITAVFGVIGLLKPSGGKDWLSGGKVIVEEETGARFVLGEDGTLHPVLNYASARLLAGGDGSATVKVPAKNLAKAGRGARVGIPGAPDSLPGKERLLTSPWISCSRTSRDQPTDAEPHTSVLLGTPSTGRELATGEGLLVRLPGGERFLISSGHRFRLSPEASAALGYDRRVPIVVSSRWLNSVPAGRDLDFVAVDGAGRKGLRVGGRDTEIGQVLSVAGTSSPGYYLVRAEGLAPITQTEAALIMQAPANAAAQVSSGGSQTVEVSAADIAAAGLAADAGTAGGADPAGYPDRIPAAVEVNGDTVAVCAEGDGSHTARVTVGANIPLPGGARTQPVTTGDGRTADEVYVPPSGGAVLAEQPSGTVYVLTDLGTKYPVASGEALAALGYGAVPKLPVSAGLLALVPSGPALDPAAAAGFG; encoded by the coding sequence GTGTGGACTCAGCGGGACCAGATCCAGGCGTACCAGTTCCTGCGCCGTCGCCTGGTCTCGGCACTCGTTTCGGCCGACGCCAACCACCCCGTCTCCCCGGGGCGCAGGCTGGTGCTCGGCACCATCATCGGCATCGCGGTGGCGCTGCTGATCACCGCCGTGTTCGGGGTGATCGGCCTGCTGAAACCGTCCGGCGGCAAGGACTGGCTCTCCGGCGGCAAGGTGATCGTCGAGGAGGAGACGGGCGCGCGGTTCGTCCTCGGTGAGGACGGCACGCTGCACCCGGTGCTCAACTACGCTTCCGCGCGGCTGCTGGCCGGTGGTGACGGCTCGGCCACGGTCAAGGTGCCCGCCAAGAACCTCGCCAAGGCCGGGCGCGGCGCCCGCGTCGGCATCCCCGGCGCCCCGGATTCCTTGCCGGGCAAGGAAAGACTGCTGACCAGCCCGTGGATCTCCTGTTCCCGCACGAGTCGTGACCAGCCGACCGACGCCGAACCGCACACCTCGGTGCTGCTCGGCACCCCGTCGACCGGCCGCGAACTCGCCACCGGAGAAGGATTGCTGGTCCGGCTGCCCGGCGGTGAGCGGTTCCTGATCAGCTCCGGGCACCGCTTCCGGCTCAGCCCCGAGGCGAGCGCGGCGCTCGGGTACGACCGCCGCGTGCCGATCGTGGTGTCGAGCCGCTGGCTGAACAGCGTGCCCGCGGGCCGGGACCTGGACTTCGTCGCGGTCGACGGCGCCGGGCGCAAGGGACTGCGCGTCGGTGGCCGTGACACCGAGATCGGCCAGGTGCTCAGCGTCGCGGGCACCAGTTCACCCGGTTACTACCTGGTGCGGGCCGAAGGGCTCGCGCCGATCACCCAGACCGAGGCCGCGCTGATCATGCAGGCCCCGGCGAACGCCGCCGCCCAGGTGTCCAGCGGCGGCAGCCAGACGGTCGAGGTGTCCGCCGCGGACATCGCCGCGGCGGGACTGGCCGCGGACGCGGGCACCGCCGGTGGTGCCGACCCGGCCGGGTACCCGGACCGCATCCCGGCGGCGGTCGAGGTCAACGGCGACACCGTGGCGGTCTGCGCCGAGGGCGACGGCTCCCACACGGCCAGGGTGACGGTCGGCGCGAACATCCCGCTGCCCGGCGGGGCGCGCACCCAGCCGGTCACCACGGGGGACGGCCGGACGGCCGATGAGGTCTACGTGCCACCCTCGGGCGGGGCGGTGCTCGCCGAACAGCCGTCCGGCACGGTCTACGTGCTCACCGATCTCGGGACCAAGTACCCCGTCGCGAGCGGTGAAGCTCTGGCCGCGCTGGGTTATGGTGCTGTACCTAAGCTGCCGGTGTCCGCCGGCCTGCTGGCACTGGTGCCCAGCGGGCCCGCGCTGGACCCGGCCGCGGCCGCCGGATTCGGGTGA
- a CDS encoding type VII secretion protein EccE gives MSLSSPAPWQSRTSAAPLPSGGREPGSIADPAAAPWILPVRARQVAIWEVAALGALGAYGLSDGFTAVSITAIVVAVLVVSTTSVRITGKHLAGWLWTWLTFRLRRHDDRREGAGPMHSLVGETAIRQHTDRAGNRLGIAGVGDGWTSVVRLTGGGLPAVGTLLDVLGAAYRRADIPLDSAQLVVWTAPRPGQTPLRVCWLAVRYRPADAPIAAMARGGGELGALRTTASAALGLAGALADVGYESTVLEAGELGEELRVALGAEPDFGAEVPEFTDGWRWWSAGTGEGRIRQSCFRPLSDRDLPKLVTGHVPTAAFTTVSYTLSRTAAGRERADVTVRVGTRGDAEPPTGSPTLCGVPLVAVNGRHAEHVRRSIPLALP, from the coding sequence GTGTCGTTGTCGTCGCCTGCCCCCTGGCAGAGCCGGACTTCAGCCGCGCCACTACCGTCGGGCGGCCGGGAGCCGGGCTCCATCGCGGATCCGGCCGCGGCGCCGTGGATCCTGCCGGTGCGCGCCCGCCAGGTGGCGATCTGGGAGGTCGCCGCGCTCGGCGCGCTGGGCGCCTACGGCCTGAGCGACGGCTTCACCGCCGTGTCGATCACCGCCATCGTGGTGGCCGTGCTGGTCGTGTCGACCACCTCCGTGCGGATCACCGGCAAGCACCTGGCCGGCTGGCTGTGGACCTGGCTCACCTTCCGGCTGCGGCGGCACGACGACCGCCGCGAAGGCGCCGGGCCGATGCACTCGCTGGTCGGCGAGACCGCCATCCGCCAGCACACCGACCGCGCGGGCAACCGGCTGGGCATCGCGGGCGTCGGCGACGGCTGGACCTCGGTGGTGCGGCTGACCGGCGGTGGCCTGCCCGCGGTCGGCACCCTGCTCGACGTGCTCGGTGCGGCCTACCGGCGGGCCGACATCCCGCTGGACAGCGCCCAACTGGTGGTCTGGACCGCGCCGCGGCCGGGGCAGACGCCGCTGCGGGTGTGCTGGCTGGCCGTGCGCTACCGGCCCGCCGACGCGCCGATCGCCGCGATGGCCAGGGGTGGCGGCGAGCTCGGTGCCCTGCGCACCACCGCGAGTGCCGCACTGGGCCTGGCGGGCGCGCTGGCCGACGTCGGTTACGAGAGCACTGTGCTCGAAGCCGGGGAACTCGGCGAGGAACTGCGCGTCGCGCTCGGCGCGGAACCGGACTTCGGCGCCGAGGTCCCGGAATTCACCGACGGCTGGCGCTGGTGGTCGGCGGGGACCGGCGAAGGTCGCATCCGGCAGTCGTGCTTCCGCCCGCTGTCCGACCGCGACCTGCCGAAGCTGGTCACCGGCCACGTGCCGACCGCCGCCTTCACCACCGTCTCGTACACGCTGAGCCGGACCGCCGCCGGGCGGGAACGCGCCGACGTGACCGTCCGCGTGGGCACCCGCGGCGACGCCGAGCCGCCCACCGGCTCACCGACGTTGTGCGGGGTGCCACTGGTCGCGGTGAACGGGCGGCACGCCGAACACGTGCGCCGGTCGATCCCGCTCGCGCTCCCCTGA
- the eccD gene encoding type VII secretion integral membrane protein EccD, which produces MTDTLTSGTTTRRVTVVTPLARVDVALPPQSTLAELVPQLVRLAGAEGQASPEHPGWVLTRLGGAPLAPGLTVAAAGMRDGEVLYLTPRERPRAPLLFDDVVDSIASASESDREWGTDLARRAGITAAVVLLLGAAVLMQASFAGTLFAPVSCGLLALVLLLGGGALSRAYGDAQAGAAAALAGIGAALLAGMSAFPPHPVFSLDAGPLGTGLAAVAVFGALSAVTVADRLPWFVAVTVSAVLAAPAAGIVLLTGVRPVSAASVLAVLATAMAAFAPMLALRLGRLPLPRVPDDMASFRADERPSVGAAMAGQTAYAQRLLTGLLVALGSVVLGSSAVLVMDGGAWEAGLAALLGLAWVLRSRSYAGGPQRLVLIGYGLAALTCAGIWLGTEAGRSLVFAVALTVVLAAVVCLVYAARVAKGHRSPYWSRLMDIAEFIVLLSLVPIVGVIIGVYEAVRG; this is translated from the coding sequence GTGACCGACACCCTCACCTCCGGTACGACCACCCGGCGGGTCACCGTGGTGACCCCGCTCGCCAGGGTGGATGTGGCCCTGCCGCCCCAGAGCACGCTGGCCGAACTGGTGCCGCAGCTGGTGCGGCTCGCCGGGGCCGAGGGGCAGGCGTCACCGGAGCACCCCGGCTGGGTGCTGACGCGGCTCGGGGGCGCGCCACTGGCCCCCGGGCTGACCGTCGCCGCCGCGGGCATGCGCGACGGCGAGGTGCTCTACCTGACCCCGCGTGAACGCCCGCGCGCGCCGCTGCTGTTCGACGACGTGGTGGATTCGATCGCCAGCGCGAGCGAGTCCGACCGCGAATGGGGCACGGACCTGGCCCGCCGCGCCGGGATCACCGCCGCGGTGGTGCTGCTGCTCGGCGCCGCCGTGCTGATGCAGGCCAGTTTCGCGGGCACCCTGTTCGCACCGGTCAGCTGCGGGCTGCTGGCGCTGGTGCTGCTGCTCGGCGGTGGTGCGCTGAGCCGGGCCTACGGTGACGCGCAGGCGGGTGCCGCCGCCGCGCTCGCCGGGATCGGCGCGGCCCTGCTCGCCGGGATGTCGGCGTTCCCGCCGCACCCGGTGTTCTCGCTCGACGCCGGTCCGCTGGGCACCGGGCTCGCCGCGGTCGCGGTGTTCGGCGCGCTGTCCGCGGTCACCGTGGCCGACCGGCTGCCGTGGTTCGTCGCGGTCACCGTCTCCGCCGTGCTCGCCGCGCCCGCGGCGGGCATCGTGCTGCTCACCGGCGTGCGCCCGGTCAGCGCCGCGAGTGTGCTGGCGGTGCTCGCCACCGCGATGGCCGCGTTCGCGCCGATGCTCGCGCTGCGGCTCGGCAGGCTCCCGCTGCCCCGCGTCCCGGACGACATGGCTTCCTTCCGCGCCGACGAACGCCCGTCGGTCGGGGCCGCGATGGCCGGGCAGACCGCCTACGCGCAACGCCTGCTCACCGGGCTGCTGGTCGCGCTGGGCAGTGTCGTGCTCGGCAGCTCGGCGGTGCTCGTCATGGACGGCGGCGCGTGGGAAGCCGGGCTGGCCGCGCTGCTCGGGCTCGCCTGGGTGCTGCGGTCGCGCTCGTACGCCGGTGGCCCGCAGCGGCTGGTGCTGATCGGCTACGGCCTCGCCGCGCTGACCTGCGCGGGCATCTGGCTGGGCACGGAAGCCGGCCGCTCGCTGGTCTTCGCCGTCGCGCTGACCGTGGTGCTCGCCGCCGTCGTCTGCCTGGTCTACGCCGCGCGCGTGGCCAAGGGACACCGCTCGCCGTACTGGTCGCGCCTGATGGACATCGCCGAGTTCATCGTGCTGCTGTCCCTCGTGCCGATCGTCGGCGTCATCATCGGCGTCTACGAAGCCGTCCGGGGTTAG
- a CDS encoding YbaB/EbfC family nucleoid-associated protein, translating into MSDPYQVPDMNALLEEVRAQTEQVQRIQKSVEKMEVKGYSRGHEVVATLRGDGRFTDISIDPETVRRFPARELGEIVLEAVNNGLTKLGEASRAKFAPVIDAAGAGTPQQ; encoded by the coding sequence ATGAGCGATCCGTACCAGGTCCCGGACATGAACGCGCTGCTCGAGGAGGTCCGCGCGCAGACCGAGCAGGTGCAGCGGATCCAGAAGTCGGTGGAGAAGATGGAGGTGAAGGGCTACTCGCGCGGCCACGAGGTGGTCGCCACCCTGCGCGGCGACGGCCGCTTCACCGACATCTCCATCGACCCCGAGACCGTGCGCCGCTTCCCGGCCAGGGAACTGGGCGAGATCGTGCTCGAGGCGGTCAACAACGGGCTGACCAAGCTCGGTGAGGCCAGCCGGGCCAAGTTCGCCCCGGTGATCGACGCCGCCGGCGCGGGGACCCCGCAGCAGTGA
- a CDS encoding WXG100 family type VII secretion target, which translates to MDATASSGGPITVLPQIVSGSPEQIAKHVGELLKKATEFATLLNEFAGAAKQLEKVWSGNASESALKKIADSLASLTKIIDVVRKGADLLGISGTLVQTAQQAYRSVVAAVNPTVASLMSNPWTYGAAVALSTATSASLKGFIQAIAALLKTLGVVDLAGQISQIATIIGEIEKLFGGGDKGTGSGGAPNNGSVGGTPVTPPQTPPSVASPSGQQVAGNGGLPIGGGTGGLGGIGGGFGGGTGGGLGGTGGGAAPGGFTNYLPPALNGFTGNQGQSPWDWAAGGGGAAGGSLAPGLIDPRNAWIPVDPAANAVPGQTLPAPADTAPVPQQPAPGGGDGDDIVIRTEHGDVATSIEVPMGRDIELDLEFTVDGKEYEQHIDIDADGTVSVDR; encoded by the coding sequence ATGGACGCCACCGCGTCTTCCGGCGGGCCGATCACCGTGCTGCCGCAGATCGTTTCCGGTTCCCCGGAACAGATCGCCAAGCACGTCGGAGAACTGCTGAAGAAAGCGACCGAATTCGCCACGCTGCTCAACGAGTTCGCCGGGGCGGCGAAGCAGCTGGAAAAGGTGTGGTCGGGCAACGCGAGTGAATCGGCGCTGAAGAAGATCGCCGACTCGCTGGCTTCGCTGACCAAGATCATCGACGTGGTGCGCAAGGGCGCGGACCTGCTCGGCATCTCCGGCACGCTGGTGCAGACCGCCCAGCAGGCCTACCGCTCGGTGGTCGCCGCGGTCAACCCGACGGTGGCCTCGCTGATGTCGAACCCGTGGACCTACGGCGCCGCGGTGGCGCTGTCCACCGCGACCAGCGCCTCGCTGAAGGGTTTCATCCAGGCCATCGCGGCGCTGCTCAAGACCCTCGGCGTGGTCGACCTGGCCGGCCAGATCAGCCAGATCGCCACCATCATCGGCGAGATCGAGAAGCTCTTCGGCGGTGGCGACAAGGGCACCGGCTCGGGTGGCGCGCCGAACAACGGCAGCGTCGGCGGCACCCCGGTGACCCCGCCCCAGACCCCGCCTTCGGTGGCCAGCCCGTCCGGGCAGCAGGTCGCGGGCAACGGCGGCCTCCCGATCGGCGGCGGCACCGGCGGTCTCGGCGGGATCGGCGGTGGGTTCGGCGGCGGCACCGGTGGCGGGCTCGGGGGCACCGGCGGGGGCGCGGCGCCCGGCGGGTTCACCAACTACCTGCCGCCCGCGCTGAACGGGTTCACCGGCAACCAGGGCCAGTCGCCATGGGACTGGGCCGCCGGTGGCGGGGGCGCCGCCGGCGGCTCGCTGGCCCCGGGCCTGATCGACCCGCGCAACGCGTGGATCCCGGTCGACCCCGCGGCGAACGCCGTGCCGGGCCAGACGCTGCCCGCGCCCGCCGACACCGCCCCGGTGCCGCAGCAGCCCGCCCCCGGTGGCGGGGACGGTGACGACATCGTGATCAGGACCGAGCACGGCGACGTGGCCACCTCCATCGAGGTGCCGATGGGCCGCGACATCGAACTCGACCTCGAGTTCACCGTGGACGGCAAGGAATACGAGCAGCACATCGACATCGACGCCGACGGCACCGTGTCGGTCGACCGCTGA
- a CDS encoding WXG100 family type VII secretion target, translating to MGGSQEFRAEPEAMRSAAGNVGGIIMRGVNSAGDLERLEVPPASFAGIGDAVASAGAALRSQQVTAVRTLLTLMQEVNDLVRQCADEYQAADEAAATGYGGKPSSAGPVLPAIWGTPVAAELAACAVRDSAGAGGDPGSVGNVLRYMEQAGLAGPGTEFSDAAQFNAWLEGNADNQASVGVIEVYSGTARDLGDVPGGVRGGDVVIVADSLIGVAGNNGQLYNHGLVDSGIHGPAKVSVYRPAFA from the coding sequence ATGGGCGGCAGCCAGGAGTTCCGGGCGGAGCCGGAGGCGATGCGCTCGGCGGCGGGCAACGTCGGCGGGATCATCATGCGCGGCGTGAACTCCGCCGGTGACCTCGAACGGCTCGAGGTGCCCCCGGCTTCCTTCGCCGGCATCGGGGACGCCGTGGCCTCGGCCGGCGCGGCGCTGCGGAGCCAGCAGGTCACCGCGGTCCGCACGCTGCTCACCCTCATGCAGGAAGTGAACGACCTGGTGCGCCAGTGCGCCGACGAGTACCAGGCCGCCGACGAGGCGGCCGCGACCGGGTACGGCGGCAAGCCGTCCTCGGCGGGGCCGGTGCTCCCGGCGATCTGGGGCACCCCGGTGGCGGCCGAACTGGCGGCCTGCGCGGTGCGCGACAGCGCCGGCGCGGGCGGCGACCCCGGTTCGGTCGGCAACGTGCTGCGCTACATGGAACAGGCGGGGCTAGCCGGACCCGGGACGGAGTTCTCCGACGCGGCCCAGTTCAACGCCTGGCTCGAAGGGAACGCGGACAACCAGGCCAGCGTCGGGGTGATCGAGGTCTACTCGGGCACCGCGCGCGATCTGGGTGACGTGCCCGGCGGGGTGCGCGGGGGTGACGTGGTCATCGTCGCGGACTCGCTGATCGGCGTCGCGGGCAACAACGGCCAGCTGTACAACCACGGCCTGGTGGATTCCGGTATCCACGGGCCGGCGAAAGTGAGCGTCTATCGACCGGCGTTCGCCTGA